Proteins from one Actinobacillus delphinicola genomic window:
- the gap gene encoding type I glyceraldehyde-3-phosphate dehydrogenase, whose amino-acid sequence MAIKIGINGFGRIGRIVFRAAQERDDIEVVGINDLIDAEYMAYMLKYDSTHGRFNGTVEVVDGHLVVNGKKIHVSSERDPANLKWGELGVDVAVEATGLFLTDEKARAHIAQAGAKKVVMTGPSKDSTPMFVNGVNFHEYAGQDIVSNASCTTNCLAPLAKVINDKFGIVDGLMTTVHATTATQKTVDGPSLKDWRGGRGASQNIIPSSTGAAKAVGKVIPALNGKLTGMAFRVPTPNVSVVDLTVNLAKPATYEEICAEIKRASENEMKGVLGYTEDAVVSTDFNGCPMTSIFDAKAGIQLTPTFVKLVSWYDNEVGYSNKVLDLVSLVHNYKK is encoded by the coding sequence ATGGCAATTAAAATTGGTATTAATGGTTTTGGCCGTATCGGTCGTATCGTATTCCGCGCAGCTCAAGAACGTGATGATATTGAAGTCGTAGGGATCAATGACTTAATTGATGCTGAATATATGGCATATATGTTGAAATATGACTCTACTCACGGTCGTTTTAACGGTACCGTTGAAGTTGTAGATGGTCACTTAGTTGTTAATGGTAAAAAAATCCACGTTTCTTCAGAACGCGATCCTGCAAACCTTAAATGGGGTGAATTAGGCGTTGACGTTGCTGTTGAAGCAACTGGTCTTTTCCTAACTGATGAAAAAGCACGCGCTCACATTGCTCAAGCGGGTGCTAAAAAAGTTGTAATGACTGGTCCATCTAAAGATTCTACTCCTATGTTCGTAAATGGTGTTAACTTCCATGAATATGCAGGTCAAGATATCGTTTCTAACGCATCATGTACAACTAACTGTCTTGCTCCATTAGCAAAAGTTATCAATGACAAATTTGGTATCGTTGATGGTTTAATGACAACTGTTCACGCAACTACAGCAACTCAAAAAACTGTGGATGGTCCATCATTAAAAGACTGGCGTGGTGGTCGCGGTGCAAGCCAAAACATCATCCCATCAAGTACTGGTGCGGCTAAAGCAGTAGGTAAAGTTATCCCTGCATTAAACGGCAAATTAACTGGTATGGCATTCCGCGTACCAACTCCAAACGTTTCTGTAGTTGACTTAACTGTTAACCTTGCAAAACCTGCAACTTATGAAGAAATCTGTGCAGAAATCAAACGTGCAAGTGAAAACGAAATGAAAGGTGTTTTAGGTTACACTGAAGATGCAGTTGTTTCTACTGACTTCAATGGTTGCCCTATGACATCTATTTTCGATGCTAAAGCTGGTATCCAATTAACTCCAACATTCGTTAAATTAGTATCTTGGTACGATAACGAAGTAGGTTACTCTAACAAAGTATTAGATTTAGTTAGCTTAGTTCATAACTACAAAAAATAA
- the gmk gene encoding guanylate kinase, translating to MAQGNLYIISAPSGAGKSSLINALLKEKNMHSMMVSVSHTTRNPRPGEVDGVHYHFVSVEEFEALIEKGAFLEYAKVFGGNYYGTSLPAIEKNLAEGIDVFLDIDWQGARQIREKVPSVQSIFILPPSVGELENRLRGRGQDSEEVIADRMTKAVDEISHYNEYDYVIVNADFDVALQDLKTILQAERLRCGYQQKQNAQLLDQLLAK from the coding sequence ATGGCGCAAGGCAATTTGTACATTATTTCCGCACCAAGTGGAGCGGGAAAGTCTTCTTTAATTAATGCATTATTAAAAGAAAAAAATATGCATTCGATGATGGTTTCAGTTTCACATACTACACGTAACCCTCGTCCTGGAGAAGTTGATGGTGTGCATTATCATTTTGTGAGTGTAGAAGAATTTGAAGCGTTAATCGAAAAAGGGGCTTTTTTGGAGTACGCCAAAGTTTTCGGTGGAAATTATTATGGAACTTCTTTGCCTGCAATTGAGAAGAATCTAGCCGAAGGGATTGATGTGTTCCTGGATATTGATTGGCAGGGAGCTCGTCAGATTCGTGAAAAAGTACCTAGCGTTCAAAGTATTTTTATCTTACCTCCATCTGTTGGGGAATTAGAAAATCGTTTGCGTGGCCGTGGTCAAGATAGTGAAGAAGTGATTGCTGATCGGATGACTAAAGCAGTTGATGAAATCTCTCACTATAATGAATATGATTATGTTATTGTAAACGCAGATTTTGATGTAGCATTGCAAGATTTGAAAACTATTTTACAAGCAGAACGCTTGCGTTGTGGTTATCAGCAAAAACAAAATGCACAATTATTGGATCAATTGCTAGCAAAATAG
- the rpoZ gene encoding DNA-directed RNA polymerase subunit omega codes for MARVTVQDAVDQIGNRFDLILTAARRARQLQLHQREALVPKDNDKPTVIALREIELGLINDMIMNQQEQSIMLEKEKAEIEVLSLLTAE; via the coding sequence ATGGCTCGTGTAACAGTACAAGATGCGGTAGACCAAATCGGTAATCGTTTTGATTTAATTTTAACTGCGGCTCGTCGCGCAAGACAATTACAATTACATCAACGTGAAGCATTAGTACCAAAAGACAATGACAAACCAACAGTGATCGCTTTACGAGAAATTGAATTAGGTTTAATCAATGATATGATTATGAACCAACAAGAACAATCAATTATGTTGGAAAAAGAAAAAGCAGAAATCGAAGTGCTTTCTTTACTTACTGCTGAATAA
- the spoT gene encoding bifunctional GTP diphosphokinase/guanosine-3',5'-bis pyrophosphate 3'-pyrophosphohydrolase gives MKLFEPLKQIIQTYLPEEQIQTIERAFVLARDAHEGQYRSSGEPYITHPVAVACIVAEMKLDYEAIMAALLHDVIEDTPYTEAQLTDEFGKSVAEIVEGVSKLDKLKFRTRQEAQVANFQKMILAMTEDIRVVLIKLADRTHNMRTLGALRPDKRRRIAKETLEIYAPLAHRLGIEHIKNELEDLGFQAMHPHRYEVLSKTVSIARNNRKDMIEKISQEITERLKEANIPAQVIPRERPLYGIYQKLRQKEQEFHSIMDIYSFCVVVKDRDQCYMALGRLHSLYKPRPQQVKDYIAVPKANGYQSLQTEMIGPKGVPIEAHICTEEMQQMADMGVTAKWVYKESGKNDSTTPQIRAQRWLKSLVELQQSVGNSFEFIESVKSEFFPKEIYVFTPKGRIVELPKGATAVDFAYAVHSGVGSACIGAKVDRKPYPLSQPLVSGQTVEILTAEHAQPNSNWLNFVVTARARTKIRQRLKTLKADTAVILGKRQLINALQPKRLVDISEKNIQQALEIYGLKTLDELYTQIGLGNLMSAVVAYRLLDEKVEIDTDGKPYNSDSPLEIKGGENLLTNFAQCCHPIPGDPIIAYVSPGKGLVVHHAHCSNVRHQKAMHYMAVEWENADTKVSFEAELHIEMLNRADTLSNLMSALTALESNVHSIWTEEQNGHLYDIAILLTAKDTQHLASIVRKIKTLPGFVHIERNINA, from the coding sequence ATGAAATTATTTGAACCTTTAAAACAGATTATTCAGACTTACTTACCCGAGGAGCAGATTCAGACTATTGAACGTGCTTTTGTTTTAGCACGTGATGCCCACGAAGGACAATATCGTTCCAGTGGTGAACCTTATATTACCCATCCAGTCGCAGTTGCCTGTATTGTTGCAGAAATGAAGTTAGATTATGAAGCGATTATGGCAGCACTTCTACATGATGTTATTGAAGATACTCCTTACACAGAAGCACAACTTACCGACGAATTTGGAAAAAGTGTAGCTGAGATTGTGGAAGGCGTATCCAAGCTAGATAAATTAAAATTCCGAACTCGTCAAGAAGCACAAGTTGCGAATTTCCAAAAAATGATCCTTGCTATGACGGAAGATATCCGTGTGGTATTGATTAAACTTGCCGATCGCACTCATAACATGCGCACATTAGGCGCTCTTCGCCCTGATAAGCGTCGTCGTATTGCTAAAGAAACATTAGAAATTTATGCTCCATTAGCCCATCGATTAGGTATTGAGCATATAAAAAATGAATTAGAAGATCTCGGTTTCCAAGCGATGCATCCTCACCGCTATGAAGTGTTGAGTAAGACGGTAAGTATTGCACGCAATAATCGTAAGGATATGATTGAAAAAATCTCGCAAGAGATAACGGAACGGTTGAAAGAAGCTAATATTCCTGCGCAGGTGATTCCTAGAGAGCGTCCTCTATATGGAATTTATCAAAAATTACGCCAAAAGGAACAGGAATTTCATTCAATTATGGATATTTATTCTTTTTGTGTTGTAGTTAAAGATCGCGATCAATGCTATATGGCACTTGGGCGACTGCATTCTCTTTATAAACCACGCCCACAACAAGTAAAAGATTATATTGCGGTACCAAAAGCGAATGGCTATCAATCATTACAAACTGAAATGATAGGGCCTAAGGGCGTACCTATTGAAGCGCACATTTGTACTGAAGAAATGCAACAAATGGCAGATATGGGCGTTACTGCAAAATGGGTCTATAAAGAAAGTGGTAAAAATGATAGTACAACACCACAAATCCGCGCTCAACGTTGGTTAAAGAGCCTTGTCGAATTACAGCAAAGCGTCGGAAATTCATTTGAATTTATTGAAAGCGTTAAATCAGAGTTTTTTCCAAAAGAAATTTATGTTTTTACGCCTAAAGGACGTATTGTTGAATTACCGAAAGGGGCTACGGCAGTAGATTTTGCTTATGCTGTGCATTCAGGAGTTGGAAGTGCTTGTATTGGAGCAAAGGTGGATAGGAAACCTTATCCATTATCTCAACCTCTCGTATCAGGGCAAACTGTTGAGATTCTTACAGCAGAACATGCTCAACCAAATTCGAATTGGCTAAATTTCGTGGTAACTGCAAGAGCTAGAACGAAAATTAGACAAAGATTAAAGACTTTAAAAGCAGATACCGCAGTTATTCTTGGTAAACGTCAATTAATTAATGCTCTCCAACCAAAGCGTTTAGTGGATATTTCTGAAAAAAATATTCAACAAGCTTTGGAAATATATGGACTCAAAACATTAGATGAGCTTTATACTCAAATTGGATTGGGAAATTTAATGAGTGCAGTAGTAGCGTATCGCTTATTGGATGAGAAAGTAGAAATTGATACGGACGGAAAACCATATAACAGTGATAGTCCACTGGAAATTAAAGGTGGTGAAAATTTACTAACTAATTTTGCACAATGTTGTCATCCAATTCCAGGCGATCCAATCATTGCTTATGTGAGTCCTGGTAAAGGATTAGTAGTGCATCATGCCCATTGCTCAAACGTTCGTCATCAAAAGGCTATGCATTATATGGCTGTTGAATGGGAAAATGCAGATACAAAAGTATCCTTTGAAGCAGAATTACACATTGAAATGCTAAATCGGGCAGATACATTGTCTAATTTAATGTCTGCTTTAACAGCCCTTGAAAGTAATGTCCATAGTATTTGGACAGAAGAGCAAAACGGTCATTTATATGATATTGCTATTTTATTAACTGCAAAAGATACGCAACATTTAGCTTCTATTGTAAGAAAAATCAAAACATTACCAGGTTTTGTGCATATAGAACGGAACATTAATGCTTAA
- the recG gene encoding ATP-dependent DNA helicase RecG, giving the protein MADIFLDEIPLSTLKGVGKAMTERLNKLGIFNLQDLLLHLPSRYEDRTKITPLSEIRVDQHTTIEGFVQLCEVVVSRRPMLLVTLSDGTSKIQLRFFNFNAGMKNSFQVGVKVRAFGEIKRGRFMAEMAHPEYQILQPNQIAALSESFTPIYPTTEGMSQAMWRKLIPQALKSLDNYQVSEILPKSFNPYPFELKEALQFLHCPPANTLLNQLEEGSHPAQKRLIFEELLAHNLAMQSLRQKTKQFSAFPLPPQGELIKQFLTQLPFEPTEAQKRVSRDILNDLRNPFPMMRLVQGDVGSGKTLVAAIAALSVIGNGKQVALMAPTEILAEQHLQNFKKWFEPLGIEVAWLASKVKGKERSQTLEKIVNNQAKMVVGTHALFQEEVHFSDLALVIVDEQHRFGVDQRLQLREKGRQAEFYPHQLIMTATPIPRTLAMTVYADLDTSIIDELPPGRTPIQTVLLSEERRAELIARVNHACTVDKRQAYWVCTLIDESEVLEAQAATAICEDLQRLLPHLQIGLVHGRMKPAEKQAVMQAFKEGEINLLVATTVIEVGVDVPNASLMIIENAERLGLSQLHQLRGRVGRGSTASFCVLMYNSPLGKISRKRLEVMRDTQDGFVISEKDLEIRGAGEVLGTRQTGSIAFKVADLMRDRKMIPQVQETAKLILQKTPQISEKIINRWLNAKDIYSQA; this is encoded by the coding sequence ATGGCAGATATTTTTTTAGATGAAATTCCCCTTAGTACCCTGAAGGGTGTTGGGAAAGCAATGACAGAAAGGCTAAATAAGCTTGGAATTTTTAACCTTCAAGATTTGTTACTTCATTTACCTAGCCGTTATGAAGATCGAACTAAAATAACGCCTCTTTCTGAAATTCGGGTCGATCAGCATACAACGATAGAAGGTTTTGTCCAACTATGCGAGGTGGTGGTAAGCCGCCGTCCAATGTTACTTGTTACACTCTCAGACGGTACATCAAAAATTCAGTTACGTTTCTTTAATTTTAATGCAGGCATGAAAAATAGTTTTCAAGTTGGTGTTAAAGTCCGTGCCTTTGGTGAAATTAAACGTGGACGTTTTATGGCGGAAATGGCGCATCCTGAATATCAAATTCTTCAGCCTAACCAAATTGCTGCGCTTTCGGAATCGTTTACTCCCATTTATCCAACAACGGAAGGTATGTCACAGGCAATGTGGCGAAAATTAATTCCACAAGCATTAAAGAGCCTAGATAATTACCAAGTTAGTGAAATATTACCTAAATCTTTTAATCCGTACCCCTTTGAATTAAAAGAAGCGTTACAATTTCTTCATTGCCCACCTGCGAATACATTGCTTAATCAGCTAGAAGAGGGAAGTCACCCAGCACAGAAACGGCTAATATTTGAAGAATTACTTGCACATAATTTAGCGATGCAAAGTCTGCGTCAAAAAACAAAGCAATTCTCTGCATTCCCATTGCCACCGCAGGGTGAATTGATTAAACAATTTTTAACACAGCTACCTTTTGAACCTACTGAAGCGCAAAAAAGAGTAAGTCGTGATATTTTAAATGATTTACGTAATCCATTTCCAATGATGCGTTTAGTTCAAGGTGATGTAGGTTCAGGAAAAACATTAGTTGCCGCTATTGCTGCACTTTCAGTAATTGGCAATGGCAAGCAAGTTGCATTGATGGCACCAACAGAAATCTTAGCGGAACAGCATTTGCAAAACTTTAAAAAATGGTTTGAACCACTAGGTATTGAAGTTGCCTGGTTGGCGAGTAAGGTAAAAGGGAAAGAACGTAGCCAAACTTTAGAAAAAATTGTAAATAATCAAGCAAAAATGGTGGTGGGAACACATGCTCTTTTTCAAGAGGAAGTGCATTTTTCTGATTTGGCACTTGTGATCGTAGATGAACAGCATCGTTTTGGTGTAGATCAGCGATTACAATTACGAGAGAAAGGACGACAAGCTGAATTTTATCCACACCAATTAATTATGACAGCGACACCTATTCCCCGCACATTAGCAATGACGGTCTATGCTGATCTTGATACATCTATTATTGATGAACTTCCACCTGGGCGGACACCAATTCAAACTGTACTCCTTTCTGAAGAAAGGCGAGCAGAGCTTATCGCACGAGTTAATCACGCATGTACTGTTGATAAACGACAAGCATATTGGGTATGTACGTTAATTGATGAAAGTGAAGTGTTAGAAGCACAAGCTGCAACGGCAATTTGTGAGGATCTGCAACGATTATTACCACATTTACAAATTGGATTAGTCCATGGACGTATGAAACCAGCAGAAAAGCAAGCCGTCATGCAAGCATTTAAAGAAGGTGAGATTAATTTACTTGTCGCCACGACTGTGATTGAAGTAGGGGTCGATGTTCCAAATGCAAGCTTAATGATTATTGAAAATGCTGAACGATTAGGGTTGTCTCAATTACATCAATTACGAGGACGAGTAGGGCGCGGTTCTACGGCCTCATTTTGTGTTTTGATGTATAATTCACCACTAGGCAAAATTTCTCGAAAACGTTTAGAAGTGATGCGTGATACGCAAGATGGTTTTGTCATATCAGAAAAAGATCTGGAAATTCGAGGGGCTGGTGAAGTATTGGGAACAAGACAGACAGGAAGTATTGCTTTTAAAGTTGCGGACTTAATGCGTGATCGTAAAATGATCCCGCAAGTACAAGAAACAGCAAAGCTGATTTTGCAAAAGACGCCCCAAATATCGGAAAAAATTATTAATAGATGGCTTAATGCAAAAGATATCTATTCCCAAGCCTAA
- the murI gene encoding glutamate racemase — protein sequence MKPRILFFDSGIGGLSIYQEAKQLLPHSEFLYCLDNGAFPYSEKSEEMIIGRTKAICQKINALYPLDLIVIACNTASTIVLPTLREAFSFPIVGTVPAIKPAAQLSKTKHIALIATKGTVKRPYVIQLIHNFATDCQVEKFGSTLLVEMAENKLQGIPVNREELDEHIHELKDMADLDIVVLGCTHFPFIEEELRASLPQVKEFINSGKAIANRIQTLLDEKAINLNMGNDVSNKKLFATAPLSEAKIALFNELGFHLEKIIDV from the coding sequence TTGAAACCGCGTATCTTATTTTTTGATTCAGGAATCGGCGGTCTAAGCATTTATCAAGAGGCAAAACAACTGCTGCCACATAGCGAATTTCTATATTGCCTAGATAATGGTGCATTTCCTTACTCAGAAAAATCAGAAGAAATGATTATTGGGCGCACAAAGGCGATTTGCCAGAAAATAAATGCACTTTACCCTCTCGATCTTATTGTCATTGCCTGTAACACTGCGAGTACAATCGTATTACCGACATTGCGCGAGGCATTTTCGTTCCCTATTGTTGGCACGGTACCCGCGATTAAACCTGCCGCACAGCTTTCAAAAACAAAGCACATTGCGCTTATCGCGACGAAAGGAACGGTTAAACGACCTTATGTTATCCAACTTATTCATAATTTTGCCACAGACTGTCAGGTAGAAAAATTTGGATCTACCTTACTTGTTGAAATGGCGGAGAATAAATTACAGGGTATCCCAGTAAACAGAGAAGAGCTTGATGAACATATCCACGAATTAAAAGATATGGCCGATTTAGATATTGTCGTACTTGGCTGCACACATTTTCCATTTATTGAAGAAGAATTAAGGGCTAGCCTTCCTCAAGTGAAGGAATTTATTAATTCAGGGAAAGCGATTGCTAACCGCATACAAACATTACTTGATGAAAAAGCGATAAATCTGAACATGGGAAACGACGTATCAAACAAAAAACTTTTCGCAACAGCACCACTGTCCGAGGCTAAAATCGCACTATTTAATGAATTAGGTTTTCATCTAGAAAAAATTATTGATGTTTAA
- a CDS encoding arsenate reductase family protein: MNKIYTLLNCSTCQKILDQIKDKERFDIQNIKEQPLTEAQLDELYQYTGSYEKLFSKRAQLYRQLDLKSKNLTEEGYKHYLLEHYTFLARPVVLYDGQIFIGNAPKKVQHMIDVVNEGR; the protein is encoded by the coding sequence ATGAATAAAATTTATACACTTTTGAATTGTTCAACTTGTCAAAAAATCTTAGATCAGATTAAAGATAAAGAACGTTTTGATATTCAAAATATTAAAGAACAGCCATTAACTGAAGCTCAGTTAGATGAGCTTTACCAATATACAGGAAGCTATGAGAAGTTATTTAGTAAACGTGCTCAGCTTTATCGTCAGCTTGATTTAAAAAGTAAAAATCTTACAGAAGAGGGCTATAAGCATTATTTATTGGAACATTATACATTCTTGGCACGTCCTGTTGTTTTGTATGATGGACAAATTTTTATTGGGAACGCGCCTAAAAAAGTACAACATATGATTGATGTTGTTAATGAAGGACGTTAA